In Campylobacter mucosalis, a single window of DNA contains:
- the mnmH gene encoding tRNA 2-selenouridine(34) synthase MnmH: protein MSDLDIKNWLEQRENFDLIIDARSPHEFLYSHIKNSKNFYVLNDTQHQQTGTLYKQSRADAKILGAKFACENIAKHLEEIQKIAKVGSLVGIYCARGGMRSASIAQVLSMIGYRILRLSGGYKAYRTHVQNELEKPVKLKFITLFGNTGSYKTKLINELSPSLNLEKIANHLGSVFGAINGTQPSQKAFEDELFEQISDITKHHNLCFIEGESRRIGMLTLPKSIYEAMRSGVNIEIKASLSKRVECTMSDYKMVDDDFFYDCIRKISPFISAEVKADVCDAYKKSDTSKVCELLLTKYYDKVYKKQERIDYVVCSDDIENAKDKLIEIFKKHDTKTHNF, encoded by the coding sequence GTGAGTGATTTAGACATAAAAAACTGGCTAGAGCAAAGAGAGAATTTTGATCTTATCATAGACGCTAGAAGTCCACACGAATTTTTATACTCGCACATTAAAAATTCCAAAAATTTTTATGTTCTAAATGATACGCAACATCAACAAACAGGTACTCTTTATAAGCAAAGTAGGGCGGACGCAAAAATCTTAGGTGCAAAATTTGCGTGTGAAAATATCGCAAAACACCTAGAAGAGATACAAAAAATCGCTAAAGTCGGTTCACTAGTTGGAATTTATTGTGCTCGTGGCGGTATGCGTTCAGCCTCGATCGCTCAAGTCCTTAGTATGATAGGATACCGAATTTTACGCTTAAGCGGCGGATATAAAGCGTATAGAACGCACGTTCAAAACGAACTAGAAAAGCCAGTCAAACTTAAGTTTATCACGCTATTTGGCAACACCGGAAGCTACAAAACAAAGCTCATAAACGAGCTAAGCCCATCTTTAAATTTAGAAAAGATAGCAAACCATTTAGGCTCTGTTTTTGGTGCTATTAATGGAACTCAGCCAAGCCAAAAAGCATTTGAAGATGAGCTTTTTGAGCAAATTTCAGATATCACAAAACACCATAATCTATGTTTTATTGAGGGCGAAAGTAGAAGAATTGGTATGCTAACTCTACCAAAAAGCATATATGAAGCGATGAGAAGTGGCGTAAATATCGAGATAAAAGCCAGTCTATCAAAACGCGTAGAATGCACGATGAGCGACTATAAAATGGTAGATGATGATTTCTTTTATGACTGCATAAGAAAAATTTCACCATTTATCTCAGCAGAGGTCAAAGCCGATGTGTGCGATGCCTATAAAAAGAGCGATACTTCAAAAGTTTGTGAACTACTTTTAACAAAATACTACGATAAGGTTTATAAAAAACAAGAGCGTATCGACTACGTAGTCTGCTCAGATGACATAGAAAATGCAAAAGATAAACTAATTGAAATTTTTAAGAAACACGACACAAAAACCCACAATTTTTAA
- a CDS encoding HIT family protein, with the protein MKHLCAPWRAEYFSQKRSECVFCDIAKNPKNDDENGVIFRAKFCYGVINRFPYSPGHFMVIPYEHFDNIEQLSDEAWSEISRYVKKGVGILKTSLNASGVNIGMNLGAAAGAGIAEHVHYHLVPRWERDTNFITTIADVRVNGVPFHPLFIKLKEAFSE; encoded by the coding sequence ATGAAACATCTTTGTGCTCCTTGGAGAGCTGAATATTTTAGTCAAAAACGCAGTGAATGTGTCTTTTGCGATATAGCCAAAAACCCAAAAAACGACGATGAAAACGGTGTCATATTTAGGGCAAAATTTTGCTATGGCGTGATAAATCGCTTTCCTTACTCGCCCGGACACTTTATGGTTATCCCATATGAGCATTTTGATAACATCGAACAGCTAAGCGATGAGGCGTGGAGTGAGATTAGCAGATATGTTAAAAAGGGTGTTGGAATTTTAAAAACATCACTAAATGCAAGTGGCGTAAATATAGGTATGAACCTTGGTGCTGCCGCTGGTGCTGGGATCGCTGAGCACGTGCATTATCACCTTGTGCCTAGATGGGAGCGTGATACAAATTTCATAACCACGATAGCTGACGTAAGAGTAAACGGAGTGCCATTTCACCCGCTTTTTATCAAGCTAAAAGAGGCATTTAGTGAGTGA
- the trpC gene encoding indole-3-glycerol phosphate synthase TrpC — MILDDIILKTKDDLEQRKLNYPIEWLESAFKSNPYKPRAIYKALKKTQKNPIHIIAEVKKASPSKGVIRENFDPLFIAKEYEKAGVNAISVLTEPHFFKGNLEYLTNIRRYTATPLLRKDFIIDKYQIIEALIYGADFVLLIAKALSKGELKTLHDYALSIGLEVLVETHDEDDLKKALEINANIIGINHRNLENFKMDMSLCQKLVSLIPKDKIVVAESGLYSHEQLNELSNIGVDAFLIGEHFMRQDSIVNAVKTIKGER, encoded by the coding sequence ATGATACTTGATGATATCATACTTAAGACAAAAGATGACCTAGAACAAAGAAAGTTAAACTATCCGATAGAGTGGCTAGAGTCCGCCTTTAAATCAAATCCATACAAACCAAGAGCCATCTATAAAGCTCTAAAAAAAACGCAGAAAAACCCTATCCACATTATTGCAGAAGTTAAAAAAGCAAGTCCTAGCAAGGGTGTGATACGCGAAAATTTTGACCCGCTTTTTATAGCAAAAGAGTATGAAAAAGCCGGTGTAAATGCCATTAGCGTCCTTACTGAGCCTCACTTTTTTAAAGGAAATTTAGAGTATTTAACAAACATTCGCAGATATACAGCAACACCACTTTTAAGAAAAGATTTTATAATCGATAAATACCAAATCATCGAGGCTCTTATTTACGGAGCCGATTTTGTTTTACTTATCGCAAAAGCCCTTAGCAAAGGCGAACTTAAGACTTTGCACGATTATGCCTTGTCTATCGGGCTTGAAGTACTTGTTGAAACTCACGACGAGGACGACCTTAAAAAAGCACTTGAGATAAACGCAAACATTATAGGCATAAATCATAGAAATTTGGAGAATTTCAAAATGGATATGAGCCTTTGTCAAAAGCTAGTCTCGCTTATTCCAAAGGATAAAATAGTGGTTGCCGAGAGCGGACTATACTCTCACGAGCAACTAAATGAGCTAAGCAATATTGGCGTTGATGCGTTTTTAATAGGTGAGCATTTTATGCGTCAAGATAGTATCGTTAATGCGGTAAAAACGATAAAGGGGGAGAGATGA